From Streptomyces yatensis, one genomic window encodes:
- a CDS encoding oxidoreductase, whose product MSTSADPLAALAALPGVAESVNAVRNAVDRVYGHRVMRRRSNEVTSEAALRGARGSAALAGADWALEEVRRRTDFGAEGEPRTVGAALRLTAEAGQLLSIWRQSPLRVLARLHLVAAGGVEGDEGVGRPRQSGEPVDEPLVGSALPLPDADEVAGRLDGLARLLLAGSEAPALVTAAVVHGELLALRPFVSRNGLVARAAERIVLVGSGLDPKSICPAEVGYAELGVAPYMAALEGYASGTPEGMAVWIAHCGRAVELGVRESTAVCEALQRGAA is encoded by the coding sequence ATGAGTACGTCAGCTGATCCGCTCGCCGCCCTGGCCGCGCTGCCCGGTGTGGCCGAGTCCGTGAACGCCGTACGGAACGCGGTGGACCGGGTCTACGGACACCGGGTGATGCGCCGCCGCAGCAATGAGGTCACCTCCGAGGCGGCGTTGCGCGGGGCCCGGGGCTCCGCCGCGCTGGCCGGTGCGGACTGGGCGCTGGAAGAGGTGCGCCGCCGTACCGACTTCGGGGCCGAGGGCGAGCCGCGCACGGTGGGGGCGGCGCTGCGGCTGACCGCCGAGGCGGGGCAGTTGCTGAGCATCTGGCGTCAGTCGCCGCTGCGCGTTCTGGCCCGGCTGCATCTGGTCGCGGCGGGCGGAGTGGAGGGCGACGAGGGGGTCGGGCGCCCCCGGCAGTCGGGTGAGCCGGTGGACGAGCCGCTGGTCGGGTCCGCTCTGCCGCTGCCGGACGCGGACGAGGTGGCGGGGCGGCTCGATGGGCTGGCCCGGCTGCTGCTTGCGGGCAGCGAGGCTCCGGCGCTGGTGACGGCGGCGGTGGTGCATGGCGAACTGCTCGCCCTGCGGCCCTTTGTCTCCCGCAATGGTCTGGTGGCGCGCGCGGCCGAACGGATCGTGCTGGTCGGCAGCGGTCTCGATCCGAAGTCGATCTGCCCGGCCGAGGTGGGCTACGCGGAGCTGGGCGTGGCGCCGTACATGGCGGCGCTGGAGGGCTATGCGTCCGGGACGCCGGAGGGTATGGCGGTGTGGATCGCACACTGCGGACGGGCGGTTGAGCTCGGGGTGCGGGAGTCCACGGCGGTCTGCGAGGCCCTGCAGCGCGGGGCGGCCTGA
- a CDS encoding HAD family hydrolase, giving the protein MLGVVENHSLPRTAAFFDLDKTVIAKSSAFTFSKSFYQGGLINRRAVLRTAYAQFVFLAGGADHDQMERMRAYLSALCRGWNVQQVKEIVAETLHDLIDPIIYDEAASLIEEHHLAGRDVVIVSTSGAEVVEPIGELLGADRVVATRLVIEDGVFTGEVEYYAYGPTKAEAIAELAESEGYDLSRCYAYSDSATDLPMLEAVGHPHTVNPDRALRREAAARGWPVLSFNRPVRLKQRRPSLSMPPRPVLAVAAAVGAAAATAGLVWYTNRRRALYARV; this is encoded by the coding sequence ATGCTCGGCGTCGTGGAAAACCACTCCTTGCCCCGGACAGCCGCCTTCTTTGACCTGGACAAGACGGTCATTGCGAAGTCAAGCGCGTTCACCTTCAGCAAGTCCTTCTACCAGGGTGGTCTGATCAACCGCCGCGCTGTACTGCGTACCGCCTATGCGCAGTTCGTCTTCCTCGCCGGCGGCGCCGATCACGACCAGATGGAGCGGATGCGCGCGTACCTCTCGGCGCTCTGCCGCGGATGGAATGTCCAGCAGGTGAAGGAGATCGTCGCCGAGACCTTGCACGATCTGATCGACCCCATCATCTACGACGAGGCCGCCTCGCTCATCGAGGAGCACCACCTCGCCGGCCGCGATGTAGTGATCGTCAGCACCTCCGGGGCGGAGGTGGTCGAGCCGATCGGCGAGCTTCTGGGCGCGGACCGCGTGGTGGCCACCCGCTTGGTCATCGAGGACGGAGTGTTCACCGGAGAGGTGGAGTACTACGCCTATGGCCCGACCAAGGCGGAGGCGATCGCCGAGTTGGCGGAGTCCGAGGGCTACGACTTGTCACGCTGTTACGCCTACAGCGATTCGGCGACCGATCTCCCGATGCTGGAGGCGGTCGGCCACCCTCATACGGTCAACCCGGACCGGGCGCTGCGGCGCGAGGCGGCGGCCCGTGGCTGGCCGGTGCTCTCCTTCAACCGCCCGGTCCGGCTGAAGCAGCGCAGGCCCTCGCTCTCCATGCCACCCCGCCCGGTGCTCGCCGTGGCCGCGGCCGTCGGCGCGGCCGCCGCCACCGCCGGGCTGGTGTGGTACACCAATCGGCGCCGCGCCCTTTATGCCCGCGTTTAG
- the ssd gene encoding septum site-determining protein Ssd yields MTASITPERPSAAEGQRGRPLIVTEDEELLDDLLRLCAAAGAEPEVAHGALTRRGSWEAAPLILVGDDSAARLCDRARREGVLLIGRDLDDHGIWRRAVALGADNVAFLPDAETWLVDRIADVAEGVGRQALTIGVIGGRGGAGASTLACALAVTAARSGRRTMLIDGDPLGGGLDVLLGGEGAQGLRWPAFAESRGRVAGSALEESLPELHALRVLSWDRGDSVVIPASAMRAVLAAARRRGGVVVVDLPRRVDDAAAEALAQIDLGLLVVPAELRAVAAAHRVASTVGMVLRDLRAVVRGPCGPELDDEEIAALLGLPLAGQLPPEPGLADAFEGGEPPGGSPRGPLGRFCAEFWARALADEGGITA; encoded by the coding sequence GTGACTGCATCCATCACACCGGAACGCCCTTCGGCGGCCGAAGGGCAACGGGGCAGACCGCTCATCGTCACCGAGGACGAGGAGCTTCTCGACGATCTGCTGCGGCTGTGCGCGGCGGCCGGAGCCGAACCGGAAGTGGCACATGGCGCACTCACCCGCCGGGGCAGTTGGGAGGCCGCGCCGCTGATTCTGGTCGGCGACGACTCGGCCGCCCGGCTGTGCGACCGGGCCCGCAGAGAAGGGGTGCTGCTCATCGGGCGCGATCTGGACGACCACGGCATCTGGCGGCGGGCGGTGGCGCTCGGCGCGGACAACGTGGCGTTCCTGCCCGATGCCGAGACCTGGCTGGTGGACCGGATCGCCGATGTCGCCGAGGGTGTGGGCCGGCAGGCCCTGACCATCGGGGTCATCGGCGGCCGCGGCGGCGCGGGCGCCTCTACCCTCGCCTGCGCCCTGGCGGTCACCGCGGCCCGCTCCGGTCGGCGCACCATGCTGATCGACGGCGATCCGCTGGGCGGCGGGCTCGATGTGCTGCTCGGCGGCGAGGGCGCGCAGGGGCTGAGATGGCCCGCCTTCGCCGAGTCGCGGGGGCGGGTGGCCGGAAGCGCTCTGGAGGAGTCGCTGCCCGAGCTGCACGCGCTGCGGGTGCTCAGCTGGGACCGCGGCGATTCGGTCGTCATCCCGGCCTCCGCGATGCGGGCGGTGCTGGCCGCGGCCAGGCGGCGCGGCGGGGTCGTGGTGGTGGACCTGCCGCGCCGCGTCGACGACGCGGCGGCCGAGGCGCTGGCCCAGATCGACCTCGGGCTGCTGGTCGTCCCGGCGGAGCTGCGAGCGGTCGCGGCCGCCCACCGGGTGGCGTCCACGGTGGGCATGGTGCTGCGGGACCTGCGCGCCGTGGTGCGAGGCCCATGCGGGCCGGAGCTCGACGACGAGGAGATCGCGGCGCTGCTCGGGCTGCCGCTGGCCGGTCAGCTGCCACCGGAGCCCGGTCTGGCGGACGCGTTCGAGGGCGGGGAGCCCCCGGGCGGCAGCCCCCGCGGGCCGCTCGGCCGGTTCTGCGCCGAGTTCTGGGCGCGTGCCCTCGCCGACGAGGGAGGTATCACCGCATGA
- a CDS encoding TadA family conjugal transfer-associated ATPase gives MSVVSPDLLDAVRLRLAGSGAEPTPARVAAALREEGRLLGDTEVLGVVEALRSELVGTGPLEPLLAAPDVTDVLVTAPDEVWVDRGSGLERTAVAFVDSAAVRRLAQRLAAVAGRRLDDARPWVDARLPDGTRLHAVLPPVAVGSTCLSLRVVRPRAFSLAELEAAGTVPPGGAHLLRAMLDARLSYLISGGTGSGKTTLLSTLLGLVGPRERIVLAEDSAELRPDHPHVVRLETRPANQEGRGQVTLRDLVRQALRMRPDRLVVGEVRGAEVTDLLGALNTGHEGGCGTVHANTAADVPARLEALGSTAGLDRAALHSQLAAALSVLVHLVRDRGGRRRIAELHVLDRDRAGFVTTVPAAVWSPEGFERATGWQRLQRLCARGGGAA, from the coding sequence ATGAGCGTCGTATCGCCGGATCTGCTGGACGCGGTGCGGCTGCGGCTCGCCGGGAGCGGCGCGGAGCCCACGCCCGCCCGGGTGGCGGCGGCCCTGCGTGAGGAGGGGCGGCTGCTCGGCGACACCGAGGTGCTCGGGGTGGTGGAGGCGCTGCGCTCGGAGCTGGTCGGCACCGGGCCCCTGGAGCCGCTGCTGGCCGCCCCCGATGTCACGGACGTCCTGGTCACCGCCCCCGATGAGGTGTGGGTGGACCGGGGTTCGGGGCTGGAGCGCACGGCCGTCGCCTTCGTGGACTCGGCCGCAGTGCGCAGACTCGCGCAGCGGCTCGCCGCGGTGGCCGGGCGGCGGCTGGACGACGCCCGGCCGTGGGTGGACGCCCGGCTGCCGGATGGGACACGGCTGCATGCGGTGCTCCCTCCGGTCGCGGTCGGCTCGACCTGTCTGTCGTTGCGAGTGGTGCGCCCCCGCGCGTTCTCCCTCGCGGAGCTGGAGGCGGCCGGGACGGTGCCGCCGGGCGGCGCGCATCTGCTGCGGGCCATGCTGGACGCCCGGCTGTCCTACCTGATCAGCGGCGGCACGGGCTCGGGCAAGACAACGCTGCTGAGCACCCTGCTGGGGCTGGTCGGCCCGCGGGAGCGGATCGTCCTCGCCGAGGACTCGGCCGAGCTGCGGCCCGACCACCCGCATGTGGTCCGGCTGGAGACCCGCCCCGCCAACCAGGAGGGCCGAGGCCAGGTCACCCTGCGGGATCTGGTGCGGCAGGCGCTGCGGATGCGCCCCGACCGGCTGGTGGTCGGGGAGGTGCGAGGCGCCGAGGTCACCGATCTGCTGGGGGCGTTGAACACCGGCCATGAGGGCGGCTGTGGCACTGTCCACGCCAATACGGCGGCCGACGTTCCCGCGCGGCTGGAGGCGCTCGGCTCGACCGCGGGTCTGGACCGGGCCGCGCTGCACAGCCAGTTGGCGGCGGCCCTGTCGGTCCTGGTCCATCTGGTGCGGGACCGCGGCGGGCGGCGCAGGATCGCCGAGCTGCATGTGCTGGACCGGGACCGGGCGGGCTTCGTCACGACCGTCCCAGCGGCCGTCTGGAGCCCGGAGGGCTTCGAACGGGCGACGGGCTGGCAGCGGCTCCAGCGGCTGTGCGCGCGGGGCGGAGGCGCGGCATGA
- a CDS encoding type II secretion system F family protein has protein sequence MTGAGADQGALALCAAMLCAGAAVWLLAGRDRELRRVRVLFAGGGPVEPTGPGPAKRLSETAAWLRERWRVGYGGRMGRELLCLPVGCAIALLGASVLPLLGAVVATPVVGRWLRSRRRERDRMRRAAGVIDLCATVAGELRAGRHPGEALLAVDPGHLRERWGLVTAAARFGGEVPDALRRVARLPGAEGLTGVAACWQVAVDEGAGLAAGLDRVAAALRAERDQRESLDAKLAGAKATAVALAVLPVVGLVLGGLLGSNPLHELLHTTTGLSCLLVGGLLEWAGLVWTGRMVRAAREPGRPVADER, from the coding sequence ATGACGGGCGCGGGAGCGGACCAGGGGGCGTTGGCGCTGTGCGCCGCGATGCTGTGCGCGGGGGCGGCCGTATGGCTGCTCGCCGGGCGGGACCGGGAGTTGCGCCGGGTGAGGGTGCTGTTCGCGGGCGGCGGACCCGTCGAGCCGACGGGGCCCGGCCCAGCCAAGCGGCTGTCCGAGACGGCCGCCTGGCTGCGGGAGCGCTGGCGGGTCGGGTACGGCGGGCGGATGGGGCGTGAGCTGCTGTGTCTGCCGGTCGGATGTGCGATCGCGCTGCTGGGCGCGTCGGTGCTGCCGCTGCTCGGGGCGGTGGTGGCCACCCCGGTCGTCGGCCGGTGGCTGCGGTCCCGGCGGCGTGAGCGGGACCGTATGCGGCGCGCCGCCGGGGTGATCGACCTCTGTGCCACCGTGGCGGGTGAGCTGCGGGCCGGGCGGCATCCCGGCGAGGCGCTGCTGGCGGTGGACCCGGGGCACCTGAGGGAGCGTTGGGGGCTGGTGACGGCCGCGGCCCGGTTCGGTGGTGAAGTGCCGGATGCGCTGCGGAGGGTGGCCCGGCTGCCGGGTGCCGAGGGGCTCACCGGGGTCGCGGCCTGCTGGCAGGTGGCGGTCGACGAGGGAGCGGGGCTGGCGGCGGGTCTCGACCGGGTGGCGGCGGCGCTGCGTGCCGAACGGGACCAGCGGGAGAGCCTGGACGCCAAGCTGGCGGGGGCCAAGGCCACCGCCGTGGCACTGGCGGTGCTGCCCGTCGTCGGGCTGGTGCTGGGCGGGCTGCTGGGCTCCAATCCACTGCATGAGCTGCTGCACACCACGACCGGGCTGAGCTGCCTCCTGGTGGGCGGCCTGCTGGAGTGGGCGGGCCTGGTGTGGACCGGCCGGATGGTGCGGGCGGCGCGTGAGCCGGGGCGGCCGGTGGCCGATGAGCGCTGA
- a CDS encoding type II secretion system F family protein: MSAEVVHSLGISLSFLAAVLCTVMAMVEAHRERGARRRLAALLPGAEDERPRRAWPRRPRRARPWRRRRAGATAGALPLWAAPCGAVTIPVVLVGGPPGWLLGLTAAYGLWRWQRHRRTAAGSPGRDRHLEALAARQIPLAADLLTACLAAGAGPRRAAEAVGGSLGGPVGERLAQTAAELRLGGEPAHAWERIGALPGAQGLARALERAGTTGAPAVEPVSRLAAECRAAQGRAAMKRADRTGVLVNAPLAGCFLPAFLLVGLAPVMIGLARGLMGDGP; encoded by the coding sequence ATGAGCGCTGAGGTTGTCCACAGCCTGGGGATCTCGCTGTCCTTCCTGGCGGCGGTCCTGTGCACGGTGATGGCGATGGTCGAGGCCCATCGGGAGCGGGGCGCCCGACGGCGGCTGGCGGCGCTGCTTCCGGGCGCGGAGGACGAGCGGCCGAGGAGGGCCTGGCCCAGGCGGCCGAGGAGGGCGCGGCCGTGGCGGCGCCGACGCGCCGGGGCCACTGCGGGCGCGCTGCCCCTCTGGGCGGCGCCGTGCGGCGCTGTGACGATCCCTGTCGTCCTCGTCGGAGGGCCGCCGGGGTGGTTGCTGGGGCTCACCGCGGCCTACGGCCTCTGGCGGTGGCAGCGACACCGCCGCACGGCGGCCGGGAGCCCCGGCCGTGACCGGCACCTCGAGGCACTTGCCGCGCGCCAGATCCCGCTGGCCGCCGATCTGCTGACTGCCTGCCTGGCGGCCGGAGCGGGCCCGCGGAGGGCGGCGGAGGCGGTGGGAGGTTCGCTCGGCGGCCCGGTAGGCGAGCGGCTTGCCCAGACCGCGGCGGAGCTGCGGCTGGGAGGCGAACCCGCCCACGCCTGGGAGCGCATCGGGGCTCTGCCCGGGGCACAGGGGCTGGCGCGCGCCCTGGAACGGGCCGGGACAACGGGCGCTCCGGCGGTGGAGCCGGTGTCCCGCCTGGCGGCCGAATGCCGGGCCGCGCAGGGCCGGGCGGCGATGAAACGGGCCGACCGCACCGGTGTGCTGGTCAACGCACCGCTCGCGGGCTGCTTCCTCCCCGCGTTCCTGCTGGTCGGCCTGGCCCCGGTGATGATCGGGCTGGCCCGCGGCCTGATGGGCGACGGCCCCTGA
- a CDS encoding DUF4244 domain-containing protein, with protein sequence MVKQWWVRRYAAARAKAEAGMATAEYAMGTIAACGFAAVLYKVVTSGTVSGALQSVIGRALDAQF encoded by the coding sequence ATGGTGAAGCAGTGGTGGGTACGCCGGTATGCGGCGGCGCGTGCGAAGGCCGAGGCGGGCATGGCCACCGCCGAGTACGCGATGGGGACGATCGCGGCATGCGGTTTCGCCGCGGTGCTCTACAAGGTGGTGACCAGCGGGACCGTCAGCGGCGCGCTGCAGTCAGTCATCGGACGGGCGCTCGATGCGCAGTTCTGA
- a CDS encoding TadE family type IV pilus minor pilin, translating to MRSSEAPGTAERTGPRARSGARGVPGLRGIARTQRTGRDSAFVTAETAVALPVLALFALMLIWGLMAAAAQLQCVDAARAGARAAARSEPRADAMAAARSAAPDGARVELWQEGDLVRVRVRTHAAGPGPLAVNLHGEAAALAEDAVGAVDAGGAAREAAP from the coding sequence ATGCGCAGTTCTGAGGCGCCGGGGACGGCGGAGCGGACGGGCCCGCGCGCCAGAAGCGGCGCGCGGGGCGTCCCAGGGCTCCGGGGCATCGCAAGAACCCAGCGCACGGGGCGGGACAGCGCCTTCGTCACGGCGGAGACGGCCGTCGCGCTGCCGGTGCTGGCGCTGTTCGCCCTGATGCTGATCTGGGGGCTGATGGCCGCGGCCGCGCAGCTTCAGTGCGTGGACGCGGCCAGGGCCGGGGCGAGGGCGGCGGCGCGTTCGGAGCCGAGGGCGGACGCGATGGCCGCCGCCCGCTCGGCTGCACCGGATGGAGCGCGGGTCGAGCTCTGGCAGGAGGGAGACCTGGTGCGGGTGCGGGTCCGGACGCATGCCGCCGGTCCCGGCCCGCTGGCGGTGAATCTGCACGGCGAGGCGGCCGCGCTCGCCGAGGACGCGGTGGGCGCGGTGGACGCGGGTGGTGCGGCCCGGGAGGCGGCCCCGTGA